One window of the Nocardioides jiangxiensis genome contains the following:
- a CDS encoding alkaline phosphatase family protein, which yields MSRTEAGLRLPAYGERSIADVVPAVAAALGKPLGTTPSGLVLPSAPAYVVLLVDGLGQQLLERYAHAAPYLTSLRGSAGTAGVPSTTATSLTSLGTGLVPGQHGLVGYTARVPETGELLNHLQWDRDVDPLAYQPHETAFAQLAARGIYTAAVNKKQFATSGLTRAAHRGATYRGADTPGDRLAETLESADGPSFTYVYDADLDKAGHQYGVASSEWLVELQAIDEFAEDLRDALPTSVRLLVVADHGMVDSPAASRFELDRLPELRRGVTLVGGEARFRHLYVREGALDDVLAAWRGHLGDRATVLSRDEAVARGWFGPVEDRVAARLGDVMVACHDDVAVFSTADFPREQTMVGLHGSLTRDEMEIPILIA from the coding sequence CGTACGGCGAGCGGTCGATCGCCGACGTCGTGCCTGCCGTGGCGGCCGCGCTCGGCAAGCCCCTCGGCACGACGCCGTCGGGCCTCGTGCTCCCATCCGCACCGGCGTACGTCGTCCTGCTGGTCGACGGCCTCGGTCAGCAGCTGCTGGAGCGCTACGCGCACGCCGCGCCGTACCTCACCTCGCTGCGCGGCTCGGCCGGCACGGCGGGTGTCCCGTCGACGACGGCGACCAGCCTGACCAGCCTCGGAACCGGCCTGGTGCCCGGGCAGCACGGCCTGGTCGGCTACACCGCGCGTGTGCCGGAGACCGGTGAGCTCCTCAACCACCTGCAGTGGGACCGCGACGTCGACCCGCTGGCGTACCAGCCGCACGAGACGGCGTTCGCCCAGCTGGCCGCACGCGGCATCTACACCGCGGCGGTCAACAAGAAGCAGTTCGCCACCTCCGGGCTGACCCGGGCTGCGCACCGTGGCGCGACGTACCGCGGGGCGGACACCCCGGGCGACCGGCTGGCCGAGACGCTCGAGTCGGCCGACGGGCCGTCGTTCACCTACGTCTACGACGCCGACCTCGACAAGGCCGGCCACCAGTACGGCGTCGCCTCGTCGGAGTGGCTGGTCGAGCTCCAGGCGATCGACGAGTTCGCCGAGGACCTGCGCGACGCCCTCCCGACGTCGGTGCGCCTCCTGGTCGTCGCCGACCACGGGATGGTCGACTCCCCGGCCGCCTCGCGCTTCGAGCTGGACCGGCTCCCCGAGCTGCGACGCGGGGTCACGCTGGTCGGGGGAGAGGCGCGCTTCCGGCACCTCTACGTGCGCGAGGGTGCCCTCGACGACGTGCTCGCCGCCTGGCGCGGCCACCTCGGCGACCGGGCCACGGTGCTCAGCCGTGACGAGGCGGTGGCCCGCGGCTGGTTCGGTCCCGTCGAGGACCGCGTGGCGGCACGGCTGGGCGACGTGATGGTCGCCTGCCACGACGACGTGGCGGTCTTCTCGACGGCCGACTTCCCGCGCGAGCAGACGATGGTCGGGCTGCACGGGTCGCTGACCCGTGACGAGATGGAGATCCCGATCCTGATCGCCTGA
- a CDS encoding thymidine kinase — protein MAELIFRTGTMDAGKSTLALQTNHNHAARGRVGLIFTTNDRAGEAVLSSRLGLTHQAVEVNPDFDFWKYVVHSLTAGARIDYLICDEAQFYTPAQIEDLAKIVDELQIDVFCFGILTDFRTRLFPGSARLVELADRTEVLQVEALCWCGKRATHNARTENGAMVTEGDQVVVGDVVEDDEVRVAYEVLCRQHHRRALTAARAKAVSLAPEPLPFG, from the coding sequence GTGGCTGAACTGATCTTCCGTACCGGCACGATGGACGCCGGCAAGAGCACGCTGGCGCTCCAGACCAACCACAACCACGCGGCGCGCGGCCGCGTCGGCCTCATCTTCACCACCAACGACCGTGCCGGCGAGGCGGTCCTCTCGAGCCGGCTCGGGCTCACCCACCAGGCCGTCGAGGTCAACCCCGACTTCGACTTCTGGAAGTACGTCGTCCACTCGCTGACCGCCGGCGCCCGGATCGACTACCTCATCTGCGACGAGGCCCAGTTCTACACGCCGGCGCAGATCGAGGACCTCGCCAAGATCGTCGACGAGCTGCAGATCGACGTCTTCTGCTTCGGCATCCTCACCGACTTCCGCACCCGCCTCTTCCCCGGCTCGGCGCGGCTCGTCGAGCTCGCCGACCGCACCGAGGTCCTGCAGGTCGAGGCGCTGTGCTGGTGCGGCAAGCGGGCCACCCACAACGCCCGCACCGAGAACGGCGCCATGGTCACCGAGGGCGACCAGGTCGTCGTCGGCGACGTCGTCGAGGACGACGAGGTCCGCGTCGCCTACGAGGTGCTCTGCCGCCAGCACCACCGCCGCGCACTGACGGCCGCACGGGCCAAGGCCGTCTCGCTGGCCCCGGAGCCGCTCCCCTTCGGCTGA
- a CDS encoding aldo/keto reductase family protein codes for MDFRYLGNSGLKISEITYGNWITHGSQVGNDVATQCVRAALDAGITSYDTADVYANTAAEAVLGEALKGERRESLEIFTKVYWPTGPRGHNDSGLSRKHILESINGSLRRLQTDYVDLYQAHRYDTETPLEETMQAFADVVRQGKAFYIGVSEWTADQLRAGHALATELGIQLISSQPQYSMLWRVIEDEVVPASRELGISQIVWSPVAQGVLSGKYLPGSPPPAGSRATDEKGGADMIGRWLRDDVLTAVQGLVPIAAEVDLTPAQLAIAWVLQNDNVASAIVGASQPEQVHENVKAAGVRLEPDLLARIDAALGDVVTRDAALTAKNAPQRRPS; via the coding sequence ATGGACTTCAGGTACCTCGGGAACAGCGGGCTCAAGATCTCGGAGATCACGTACGGCAACTGGATCACCCACGGGTCCCAGGTCGGGAACGACGTCGCCACGCAGTGCGTGCGGGCCGCCCTCGACGCCGGCATCACGTCCTACGACACCGCGGACGTCTACGCGAACACGGCGGCCGAAGCGGTCCTCGGCGAGGCCCTCAAGGGCGAGCGGCGCGAGTCGCTGGAGATCTTCACCAAGGTGTACTGGCCGACCGGCCCGCGCGGGCACAACGACTCCGGCCTGTCGCGCAAGCACATCCTGGAGTCGATCAACGGGTCGCTGCGTCGCCTGCAGACCGACTACGTCGACCTCTACCAGGCCCACCGCTACGACACCGAGACGCCGCTCGAGGAGACGATGCAGGCGTTCGCCGACGTCGTGCGCCAGGGGAAGGCCTTCTACATCGGCGTCAGCGAGTGGACCGCCGACCAGCTGCGGGCCGGCCACGCCCTGGCCACGGAGCTCGGCATCCAGCTGATCTCGAGCCAGCCGCAGTACTCGATGCTCTGGCGGGTCATCGAGGACGAGGTCGTACCCGCCTCGCGCGAGCTGGGGATCTCCCAGATCGTCTGGTCGCCGGTCGCGCAGGGGGTGCTCTCGGGCAAGTACCTGCCCGGTTCCCCGCCCCCGGCAGGCTCGCGCGCCACCGACGAGAAGGGCGGGGCGGACATGATCGGCCGCTGGCTCCGCGACGACGTGCTGACGGCCGTCCAGGGGCTCGTGCCGATCGCTGCCGAGGTCGACCTGACCCCGGCCCAGCTCGCGATCGCATGGGTCCTCCAGAACGACAACGTCGCGTCCGCGATCGTCGGTGCCTCGCAGCCCGAGCAGGTCCACGAGAACGTCAAGGCGGCCGGTGTGCGGCTGGAGCCCGACCTGCTCGCCCGGATCGACGCCGCGCTGGGCGACGTCGTCACGCGCGATGCGGCGTTGACCGCCAAGAACGCCCCGCAGCGGCGGCCCTCATGA
- a CDS encoding sulfurtransferase, with amino-acid sequence MTTSPLIGVEELRSLLGTPAAPVVLDVRYRMGGPGGPEEHEAGHVPGAAYVDMNADLAAPPGEGGRHPLPDPAVFVAAMQRAGVGIETPVVVYDDWAGHAAARAWWLLRHYGHRDVRLLDGGWSAWQAAGGDVETGPVPTATGDFHGVPGTMPVVDADGAARIAAAGTLIDARAPERFRGEIEPVDPVAGHIPGAVNHPTSWNLDNHGHFQDVRALRESYRHVGTGVGKDVAVYCGSGVTACHDIVALELLGIPAALYPGSWSGWIAAGRAR; translated from the coding sequence ATGACGACGTCGCCCCTGATCGGTGTCGAGGAGCTCCGCTCGCTGCTCGGCACCCCGGCCGCCCCCGTGGTCCTCGACGTCCGCTACCGGATGGGTGGACCGGGTGGCCCGGAGGAGCACGAGGCCGGCCACGTCCCCGGCGCGGCGTACGTCGACATGAACGCCGACCTGGCGGCACCACCCGGCGAGGGTGGTCGGCACCCGCTGCCGGACCCGGCGGTCTTCGTCGCCGCCATGCAGCGCGCCGGCGTCGGCATCGAGACCCCCGTCGTCGTCTACGACGACTGGGCCGGCCACGCTGCTGCCCGCGCCTGGTGGCTCCTGCGCCACTACGGGCACCGCGACGTGCGGCTCCTCGACGGTGGGTGGTCGGCGTGGCAGGCAGCCGGGGGAGACGTCGAGACGGGGCCTGTGCCGACCGCGACAGGCGACTTCCACGGCGTGCCGGGCACGATGCCGGTGGTGGACGCCGACGGCGCCGCCCGCATCGCGGCCGCCGGCACGCTGATCGACGCGCGTGCACCGGAACGCTTCCGGGGTGAGATCGAGCCGGTCGACCCGGTGGCAGGCCACATCCCCGGCGCGGTCAACCACCCCACGTCGTGGAACCTGGACAACCACGGCCACTTCCAGGACGTACGCGCGCTGCGCGAGTCCTACCGCCACGTCGGCACGGGGGTCGGCAAGGACGTGGCGGTCTACTGCGGCAGCGGCGTGACCGCCTGCCACGACATCGTCGCGCTCGAGCTCCTCGGCATCCCGGCCGCGCTCTACCCGGGCAGCTGGTCGGGCTGGATCGCCGCCGGTCGCGCCCGATGA
- a CDS encoding DUF2127 domain-containing protein: MDLKPHKRDWNLRSCGARGHVTFRPDEEALADRLHVATPAGEAWRCLRCDLYVPGPPRLSGPSDSAPIVLRGKALKDAFILRLLAVERLLRGVVLAGIAYGIYRFDGARTSLQRWFDTYVPLLKPVADRMHLDVEQTSPIHLIQKAMHFGHDTLIWAAVGVAAYAGLQFLEGIGLWLLKRWGEYVAVVGTSAFIPWEVYEVAHHVSPIKVAALLVNLAAVAYLVWSKRLFGVRGGHAAFEAERHSVAVLEVEKAALGAAART; the protein is encoded by the coding sequence ATGGATCTGAAGCCGCACAAGCGCGACTGGAACCTCCGGTCGTGCGGTGCCCGTGGCCACGTCACCTTCCGCCCGGACGAGGAGGCGCTCGCCGATCGCCTGCACGTCGCGACGCCGGCGGGCGAGGCGTGGCGCTGCCTGCGCTGCGACCTCTACGTCCCGGGGCCGCCGCGGCTCTCCGGGCCGTCGGACTCCGCGCCGATCGTGCTGCGCGGCAAGGCCCTCAAGGACGCCTTCATTCTGCGCCTGCTCGCCGTCGAGCGCCTGCTCCGCGGTGTGGTCCTGGCCGGCATCGCCTACGGCATCTACCGCTTCGACGGCGCCCGCACCAGCCTCCAGCGCTGGTTCGACACCTACGTGCCGCTGCTCAAGCCGGTCGCCGACCGGATGCACCTCGACGTCGAGCAGACCAGCCCGATCCACCTCATCCAGAAGGCCATGCACTTCGGCCACGACACCCTGATCTGGGCAGCGGTCGGCGTCGCGGCGTACGCCGGCCTGCAGTTCCTCGAGGGCATCGGGCTGTGGCTGCTCAAGCGCTGGGGCGAGTACGTCGCGGTGGTGGGCACCTCGGCGTTCATCCCCTGGGAGGTCTACGAGGTTGCGCACCACGTCAGCCCGATCAAGGTGGCCGCGCTGCTGGTCAACCTCGCGGCAGTCGCCTACCTCGTGTGGTCCAAGCGCCTCTTCGGCGTCCGCGGCGGCCATGCCGCCTTCGAGGCGGAGCGGCACTCCGTGGCCGTGCTCGAGGTCGAGAAGGCCGCGCTCGGCGCCGCTGCACGCACCTGA
- the sepH gene encoding septation protein SepH, which produces MQHLSLTGLSDDGRRLLMTDGSGNGFFLDVDHRLRAALRDPRTTGPAPREKKMESTLRPRDIQTRIRAGESAESVAAAAGTTVDRIMVFAGPVIAEREHMAERAQKGAVRRRGTAEAGARTLGDAVALQLRPHGAHAEDVEWDAWRREDGRWVLTAEYVCDARAGQARFAFDIPGNYVLTENDDARWLIGDALETSPAAPARDDLQQARERRLAPVEDTEPTVPVMTTLHQEVQASAPDAPDVHTAHTPAAPTAPTSPAAAPAPAPRPTAAAAAAGDEIPLGEAPDAAARAEEPVRKPAPKNKRGRASVPSWDEIMFGGPSER; this is translated from the coding sequence ATGCAGCACCTCTCGCTCACGGGGCTGAGCGATGACGGGCGCCGCCTGCTGATGACCGACGGCTCGGGCAACGGGTTCTTCCTCGATGTCGACCATCGCCTCCGTGCTGCACTCCGCGATCCACGAACGACCGGCCCCGCTCCGAGGGAGAAGAAGATGGAGTCCACCCTTCGTCCGCGCGACATCCAGACCCGGATCCGGGCCGGCGAGTCGGCCGAGTCCGTGGCCGCCGCAGCCGGCACCACGGTCGACCGGATCATGGTGTTCGCGGGCCCTGTGATCGCCGAGCGCGAGCACATGGCCGAGCGCGCGCAGAAGGGTGCGGTCCGCCGCCGGGGCACGGCCGAGGCCGGTGCCCGCACGCTGGGCGACGCCGTCGCGCTGCAGCTGCGTCCCCACGGAGCGCACGCCGAGGACGTCGAGTGGGATGCGTGGCGTCGCGAGGACGGGCGCTGGGTGCTCACCGCCGAGTACGTCTGCGACGCCCGCGCCGGCCAGGCCCGGTTCGCCTTCGACATCCCGGGCAACTACGTCCTCACCGAGAACGACGACGCCCGCTGGCTGATCGGCGACGCGCTGGAGACCTCTCCCGCGGCCCCGGCCCGCGACGACCTGCAGCAGGCGCGCGAACGCCGCCTCGCGCCGGTCGAGGACACCGAGCCCACGGTCCCGGTCATGACGACGCTGCACCAGGAGGTGCAGGCGTCAGCTCCCGACGCCCCCGACGTCCACACCGCCCACACCCCTGCGGCCCCGACAGCTCCGACGTCCCCTGCCGCGGCACCGGCCCCGGCGCCGCGTCCCACCGCTGCAGCGGCTGCCGCAGGCGACGAGATCCCGCTCGGCGAGGCTCCCGACGCCGCAGCACGCGCCGAGGAGCCGGTGCGCAAGCCCGCTCCGAAGAACAAGCGCGGTCGCGCGTCGGTGCCGAGCTGGGACGAGATCATGTTCGGCGGTCCGTCCGAGCGCTGA